The genomic DNA GGCCCACACGTCGGTGCTGGACACCGCCGACACGGCGACCAGGAGGTCGTTGCCCGATCCCGAGTCCGGGTTCGGGCTGGCCACGATGGACCAGGCCGTCCCGTTCCAGTGCTCGGTCAGGGTCCGGGTCCCCTCGGCCTGCGCGCCGACAGCCCACACGTCGTTCGCGGCCACCGCCGTCACGGCGTACAGGATGTTGTCGCCGGTCCCCGCGCTGGGAGTGGGCACGACGGACCACGTGGTGCCGTCCCAGTGCTCGACCAGGACCTGGTCCTCCTGGCCAGAGGCCCCGACCGCCCACACGTCGGTGGCCGAGACCGCCGCCACCCCCAGCAGCCTGTTCTCGTACGGGTCGGGGCTGGGGCTCGAGACGATCTTCCACCGCCGGCCGTTCCACCGCTCGATGAGGGTCTTGGTGTTGAAGTTGGCGTCCTGCGAGGACCCCACCGCCCACACGCTCGCCGTCGACGCCGCGGACACCGCGTTCAGGGTGGAGGAGGCGGAGCCGGCCGGCACGGGGCTCGAGACGACGCTCCAGCTGGTGCCGTTCCAGTGCTCGGTGAGGGGTTTCGAGGTTCGGCCGACCGCCCACACGTCGTTCGAGGCGATCGCGTCCACGCCCAGGAGGAAGCTACCCGTCGAGCCGGCGTTGGGGCTCGAGACGATGGACCACTCGGTCCCGTTCCAGTGCTGGGTCAGGGTCTGGTACACGTTGCCCGAGCGGAAGAACCCCGCCGCCCAGGCGTCCGTGGACGAGAGCGCCGCCACCGACTCCAGCTCGTTGATGTCGTTGCCCACGTTGGGGCTCGCGACGATGGTCCAGATGCCCGAGGTGGTGCCGAGGGCTGAGCCCGCACCCACGAGCACGACGACTACCGAGATGCACGACGCCATGAGGATCCGTGAAGCCCGCTTCATGACCGACCTTCCTCTGGTCCGGCGCTACGTATGGACTACGGGCGAAGGCGCCCCAGGGCTTCCCGCTGGCGATGAGAGGCAAACCTTCTTGGTCGGCCTGGCGGGTTTGGTCAGCTCGCGCCGGTCTCCGAGGTGGCCGGCCGGGTGACATCGGCCACGTCGGCGCGGAGGTGGGCCAGGAGGTCAGCGGCGGCCAGGTGGAGGTTGATCCCGCGGCCACCACCGCCGATTGCCACCGTGTCCATGCCCGCCACGGTGGCGTCGGCCAGCACCGGCCAGGCCCGGGTCGAGCCGAACGGGGTGATCGCCCCACGCTCGTAGCCGGTGGCAGCGCGGGCCTCTTCCTGGTCGGGCAGCGAGAGCCGGTTCACCCCGAGATGGGCTCGCAGCTTCGGCCAGTCGATCTGGCGACCTCCCGGGACCAGCACGAAGACGTAGTCGTCGGCACCCCTCCGGACCACGATGGTCCGGAGCAGCTGACCGACCTCGATGCCCTGGAGCCCGGCGCTCTCCTCCACGCTGTTGGGTCGCTCCGTCCGCACGACGCGGTACCGAAGGCCCGAGCCCTCGAGCGCGCGCAGGGCCGGCGTGTCGACGTTCCCGTCCATCGGGCCCAGCGTACCGGCGACCTCGGACCCGACTGGGACTCAGGCCCGGCCGTTCCGGATCTCGACGTTCGACCGGCGGTCCAGCAGGACCAGCTCGAACAGCCGCCGGATGGGTTCCTGGGGGGAGACCAGGATCAGCCGGCCGTTGCCCTCCAGGTCTCGGGCCGCACGGATCAGCTGCTCGAGCCCGGTGCTGTCGAGGAACGCCACCTCCGCCAGGTCGAGCGTCAGGTCGCCGCCGCGAGGCACCTCGGCCGAGAGCGCCCGTCGGAGCTGGTGGGCGTTGGAGACGTCGACCTCGCCGGACAGGCG from Actinomycetota bacterium includes the following:
- a CDS encoding YbaK/EbsC family protein, which encodes MDGNVDTPALRALEGSGLRYRVVRTERPNSVEESAGLQGIEVGQLLRTIVVRRGADDYVFVLVPGGRQIDWPKLRAHLGVNRLSLPDQEEARAATGYERGAITPFGSTRAWPVLADATVAGMDTVAIGGGGRGINLHLAAADLLAHLRADVADVTRPATSETGAS
- a CDS encoding STAS domain-containing protein → MELRVSRTREPRGLRLSGEVDVSNAHQLRRALSAEVPRGGDLTLDLAEVAFLDSTGLEQLIRAARDLEGNGRLILVSPQEPIRRLFELVLLDRRSNVEIRNGRA